The Lysobacter oculi genomic sequence TCACGATCGCGTCCTCGCGGCCACCGTTCGGCGCGGGGTAATAGCGCGGGCGACGGCCGATCTCGTTGAAGCCCTCGTCGTGGTATAGCGCGATGGCATGCGGGTTGGACGGGCGCACTTCCAGGAACATCCGCTCCGCGCCGTGGCCGCGCACCACCTGGCGCATCGCCCGCAACAACCGCCTGCCCTGCCCGCGCGACTGCGCGGCGGGATCGATGCACAGGTTCAACAGATGCGATTCGTCCGCCTGCGCGCTGGCGACGGCGTAACCCATGACGCCGGCGTCATCTTCCAGCACCCACATCGCATAGCCCGCGTGCAGGCAGTCGCGGAAGTTGCCGCGCGTCCACGGAAACGGGTACGCCCGCAGCTCGATCACCATCACCGCGTCGAGATCGCTCTCGCGCATCCGCCGCAGGCGCGGCGCGGACGGCTCGACCTGCGCGCTCATGCCGGGCGACGCAGCCCGCGCAGGCTCGGCCACAACGCGCGCTTCACCGCCGGATCGCGCAGGCGCTCAATGCCGGGCAACACGATGCCCGCATCCGCCAACGCATCAGGCGATATGCCCAGCGCCCGCGCCAGCATCGCCAGCACGCGTGGATCAGCCGGCGGCGGCGGTTCGCTGCCCGGCACATGCGGCACGAACGCGACCAGCCCGAGTTCGCTCATCGCCTCGCGCTGGAAGCGATCCCAGCTCACGTCGGCTCCCGCACCGCGCGCCGCCTGCGGAAGAGCGTCATCACCGGGCCGGACAGCGCATACAGCGCGAACACGGCCAGCAAGGTCTGCGGCGGATACAGCGCCAGCGCGATGAGCGCGGCGACCACCAGCAGCAGCGCCCAGAACGGCACGCGCTCGCCCTGCGCGCCACCGCGACCCTTGAAGCTGGTGTAGCGGAAGTTGCTCACCATCAGCAGCGCGACGATGACGGTCAGCGCGATCGCCGCGTGCCGCATCGTTGCGCCCTTGATGCCGAAGTCGTGCAGCGTCCAGACGAAGCTCGCCATGATCGCCGCCGCCGCCGGGCTGGCCAGCCCGACGAACCAGCGCTTGTCGACCACGCTCACCTGGCTGTTGAAGCGCGCCAGCCGCAGCGCCGCGCAGGCCGCGTAGAGGAAGGCCGCCAGCCAGCCGAGCTTGCCGGGCGCAATGCCATCGAAACGCATGTACTGCAGCGCCCAGTGGTACATCACCAGCGCCGGCGCCATGCCGAAGCTCACCAGATCGGCCAGCGAGTCGTACTGCACGCCGAATTCGCTCTGGGTGTTGGTCAGGCGTGCGACGCGGCCGTCGAGCCCGTCGAGCAGCGCGGCGATGAAGATGGCTACGCAGGCCTGCCCGAAATGCCCCTGCCCGGCGGCGATGATCGCGTAGAAGCCCCCGAACAGGCCGCCGGTGGTGAACAGATTCGGCAACAGATAAACGGCGCGTGCGGGCTGGCGGCGCTGCGGAACGGGCGGGCTGTTTTCATCCATGCCGGCAGTTTAGCGGCTCGTACCGCGACGGATTGCCGTATCGCCCGCACTTGCGCCCCCTGCCCCGCGATGCTGCAATCCCCGCACGCCCCCGGGAAACCCGCCATGAACCGCATCACCGCCTCCGCCCTTGGCCTGTGCGCCGCCGGCCTCCTGCTCGCCGGCACCGCCACCGCACAGCAGAAGGTCTACCAGTGGAAGGATGCGCAGGGCCGCACGCATTACTCCAGCTCGCCGCCGGCCTCAGGCAAGTTCACCGTGCGCGGCGCGCCCGCCAGCGCACCCACCGTCGCCGCGGCGGCCAAGCCCGGCGTCACCGAAAACGTGCAGTGCAAGCAGGCACGCAGCAACCTGGCCGTGCTCAAGGGCAACAGCAACGTGCAGATCGACAGCGACGGAGACGGCAAGCCCGACCGCACGCTCAGCGCCGACGAACACGCCAACCAGGTGAAGCTGGCGGAATCCACCATCTCGGTGTCCTGCACGTCCTGAGTACCCGGCCTGCCGGCGCATGGCAAAATGCGGGACTGATTTTCAGCGAGTTCCGCCATGCGCCTGTCGCAGTTCCACCTCCATACCGAAAAGGAAACCCCGGCCGAAGCCGAGATCGTCAGCCACAAGCTGATGCTCAAGGCCGGCATGCTGCGCAAACTGGCCGCCGGCCTCTATACCTGGTCGCCGCTCGGCCTGCGGGTATTGCGCAAGGTGGAAGCCGTGGTGCGCGATGAAATGAACCGCGCCGGCGCGATCGAGGTATTGATGCCGACCATCCAGCCCAGGGAACTGTGGGAGGAAACCGGGCGCTGGGAGAAATTCGGCGGCCAGCTGCTGAAAATCGCCGACCGCAAGGAAGCCGAATACTGCTACGCCCCGACCGCCGAGGAAGTCATTACCGATTTCGCCCGGCAGGAGCTGTCCAGCTACAAGCAGCTGCCGGTGAATTTCTACCAGATCCAGACCAAGTTCAGAGACGAGATCCGCCCGCGTTTCGGCGTGATGCGTTCGCGCGAATTCCTGATGAAGGATGCCTATTCCTTCCATCTCGATGACGCCTCGCTGCAGGCCGAATACCGCAACATGTACGACACGTATTCGCGCATATTCACCCGCCTCGGGTTGAAGTTCCGCGCGGTATTCGCCGATACCGGCGCGATCGGCGGTTCGGCCTCGCATGAATTCCACGTGCTGGCCGATTCCGGCGAGGACGCCATCGCATTTTCCGACGGCTCCGATTACGCCGCCAATGTCGAACTGGCCGAAGCGCTGGCGCCGGGCGCGCGGGGTCCCGCCTCCGCCTCCATGCGCAAGGTCGATACCCCGACGCAGAAAACCTGCGAGGACGTCGCCGCGTTGATGGGCATCCCGCTCACCGATACCGTCAAGTCGGTCGCGTTGATGGGCGAGGATGGCGAAGGCGCGCCGCAGTTCGTACTGGCGCTGGTGCGCGGCGACCACATCGTCAACGAAATCAAACTGGCCAAGCTGGCCGGCCTGGCCGATTACCGGCTGGCCACCGAAGATGAAATCCGTGCGCACCTCGGTGCCTCTCCGGGTTTCCTCGGCCCGGTCAATCCGCTCAAAACGATCCGCGTGGTGGCCGACCGCAGTGTCGCGGCGATGGCGGATTTCGTGGTCGGCGCGAATGAAGACGGTTTCCACCTGGCCGGGGTCAATTTCGGCCGCGACCTGCCGGAACCGGAAACCGCCGATATCCGCAACGTGGTCGAAGGCGATGTCTCGCCGGACGGCCAGGGCAAACTCGGTCTCGCGCGCGGCATCGAGGTCGGCCATGTATTCGCACTGGGCAACCGGTATTCGGAAGCGATGGGCTGCACCGTGCTCGACGCGCAGGGCAAGCCGGTGAATCCGTTGATGGGCTGCTATGGCATCGGGGTTTCGCGCATCGTCGCGGCGGCCATCGAGCAGAATAACGATGAGGCCGGCATCCGCTGGCCGGAAGCGATGGCGCCGTGGCAGGTGGCCATCTGCATCATCAACCCGAAAAACAATGCCGATGTCGCGGCGGCCGCGGACGCGCTTTACCGGGACCTGCAGGCGGCCGGCATCGATGCCGTACTGGATGATCGCGGCCTGCGCCCCGGCGCGATGTTCGCGGATATGGAGCTGATCGGCATTCCGCACCGGGTGGTGGTTTCGGAGCGCGGCGTCGCCGCCGGCACCTTCGAATATCGCCGCCGCGATGCCGGTGAATCGGAAAACCTCGACCGTTCCGGCCTGAAGGAACGCATCGGCGCCTGAATCCGGATATTGGCCCGATTTGCGGTTTGATTATGCGGGGATTATGATCGCCGCGAGGCAGGAAGCCCCGCCATAATCAAAACCCATAATCAGAGGCCCAGTCGTGGACATCAACAATCTCAGCCAGAAAGAACTCGCCGACCTGATCAGCCAGGCCAACAAGCGCAAGAAGGTGCTCGCCAAGCGCAAGCCGATCAACCAGGTCCGCGCCGCGGTCAACCGCATCGTCCGCACCTCCGGCTACACCATGGAAGAACTGTTCGGCGCCGCCGGCGCGCCCCGCGCACGCAAGGCACCGGCCGCCAAGAAGACCACGGCCCGCAAGGCGGTCGCCAAGGTCGCCCCGAAGTATCGCAACCCGGCCAACGCCGCGGAAACCTGGAGCGGCCGTGGCAAGCAGCCGCGCTGGCTGGCCGGTTATGTCGGCCAGGGCCGCGATGTGTCGGAGTTCCTGATCAAGGGTTGATCGGAAACATCACCGATACTGTTCCGACGAAAAGCGCCGCGACCCGGCGCTTTTTGTTTGCCCGGAATCCCGGCAAACCGGATTCAGAGATTGCGCCGCGCCGGTGCCAGCAGGTTGCCGAACATCAAACCGGCGATCAGCGCCATCAGGATATTCACCACCGCCATCAGGGCGGCCGTTCCGGCTTCGATATCCTGCTGCTGCATCAGTGAAATCAGGCCACGGAAACTCACGCTCCCCGGCACCAGCAGGATGATGCCGGGCAACCGGATCAACGCGCCCGGGCGGTTTTTCCAGCGCGCGTAGATATTGCCGGCCATGGTCATGATGAAAGCGCCGAGGAATACCCCGGCGGCATCGCCCCAGGTTTCGCCGGCCACGCGGGAAATCAGATAACCCGCCGCCGCCGACACCATCACCAGCAGATAATCGCGGCGCCCGGCGCGGAACGCCACGGCAAACGCATAACAGGCGACCATCAAACCGAGCCCTTCCACCCACAGCGGTTGCGGGCGCGAGAACTGCACGGCCGGCTGCATCCCCAGCATGTGCGAAAGCGTGAGCGTCAGCATCGTGCCGATGGTCAGCTTGAGGATGGTGCTGATCGCCCCGGCAAAGCGCGCGGTGCCGGCCACCAGATGCTGGCTGGTCAGTTCGTTGACCGCGTTGGTGAGCGCCATACCCGGCAGCAGCGCGATCACCGAGGCGATGATCACGGTGTTCATGTTGAGCGGCCCGACGAAGGTCGCCACGAAGACCGCGATGGTCGCCGCCAGCATCCCCGCCAGCGCCTCCAGCGGCTCGCGCAACAGCGGGTGCCGCTTCGCCATGAAATCCAGCAGGCCGATGCCCAGCCCGGCCACGCTGGCGGTGACGATGTCCAGCCACGGCAGGCGCAGCAGGCCGCCCACGGCGCCGGCCACCAGCATGAAACTCAGGACCTGCATGAGCTGCCAGCGCCAGGTGGGCACGCGGTCGAGCTGGCGCAGGGCGTCACTGCCCTCGGCGATGCCGATGCGCCCGGCCAGCACGTCTTCGGCGATGCGGTCGGCGCGCGCGAGCCGCGACAGGTCGGTATCGCCCGGCGGCAGGCGGATCACGCGGGTGATGTCGTTGCCCTGCTGGTCGGCCGGCTCGCGGAAGGTCAGGATCATGCCGGTCGGGTTGACCCAGGGCTCGCATTCCACGCCGAGCCGCGCGGCCACGCCGAGCAACGCGCCCTCAAGGCGCTGCGCGGTGGTGCCATAGGCATGCAGATGCTGCGCCAGCC encodes the following:
- the rimI gene encoding ribosomal protein S18-alanine N-acetyltransferase — translated: MSAQVEPSAPRLRRMRESDLDAVMVIELRAYPFPWTRGNFRDCLHAGYAMWVLEDDAGVMGYAVASAQADESHLLNLCIDPAAQSRGQGRRLLRAMRQVVRGHGAERMFLEVRPSNPHAIALYHDEGFNEIGRRPRYYPAPNGGREDAIVMAMELLD
- the pssA gene encoding CDP-diacylglycerol--serine O-phosphatidyltransferase; its protein translation is MDENSPPVPQRRQPARAVYLLPNLFTTGGLFGGFYAIIAAGQGHFGQACVAIFIAALLDGLDGRVARLTNTQSEFGVQYDSLADLVSFGMAPALVMYHWALQYMRFDGIAPGKLGWLAAFLYAACAALRLARFNSQVSVVDKRWFVGLASPAAAAIMASFVWTLHDFGIKGATMRHAAIALTVIVALLMVSNFRYTSFKGRGGAQGERVPFWALLLVVAALIALALYPPQTLLAVFALYALSGPVMTLFRRRRAVREPT
- a CDS encoding DUF4124 domain-containing protein; translation: MNRITASALGLCAAGLLLAGTATAQQKVYQWKDAQGRTHYSSSPPASGKFTVRGAPASAPTVAAAAKPGVTENVQCKQARSNLAVLKGNSNVQIDSDGDGKPDRTLSADEHANQVKLAESTISVSCTS
- a CDS encoding proline--tRNA ligase translates to MRLSQFHLHTEKETPAEAEIVSHKLMLKAGMLRKLAAGLYTWSPLGLRVLRKVEAVVRDEMNRAGAIEVLMPTIQPRELWEETGRWEKFGGQLLKIADRKEAEYCYAPTAEEVITDFARQELSSYKQLPVNFYQIQTKFRDEIRPRFGVMRSREFLMKDAYSFHLDDASLQAEYRNMYDTYSRIFTRLGLKFRAVFADTGAIGGSASHEFHVLADSGEDAIAFSDGSDYAANVELAEALAPGARGPASASMRKVDTPTQKTCEDVAALMGIPLTDTVKSVALMGEDGEGAPQFVLALVRGDHIVNEIKLAKLAGLADYRLATEDEIRAHLGASPGFLGPVNPLKTIRVVADRSVAAMADFVVGANEDGFHLAGVNFGRDLPEPETADIRNVVEGDVSPDGQGKLGLARGIEVGHVFALGNRYSEAMGCTVLDAQGKPVNPLMGCYGIGVSRIVAAAIEQNNDEAGIRWPEAMAPWQVAICIINPKNNADVAAAADALYRDLQAAGIDAVLDDRGLRPGAMFADMELIGIPHRVVVSERGVAAGTFEYRRRDAGESENLDRSGLKERIGA
- a CDS encoding H-NS histone family protein — translated: MDINNLSQKELADLISQANKRKKVLAKRKPINQVRAAVNRIVRTSGYTMEELFGAAGAPRARKAPAAKKTTARKAVAKVAPKYRNPANAAETWSGRGKQPRWLAGYVGQGRDVSEFLIKG
- a CDS encoding threonine/serine exporter family protein, translated to MGDPHLSNTPYPQRIAFVTRLAQHLHAYGTTAQRLEGALLGVAARLGVECEPWVNPTGMILTFREPADQQGNDITRVIRLPPGDTDLSRLARADRIAEDVLAGRIGIAEGSDALRQLDRVPTWRWQLMQVLSFMLVAGAVGGLLRLPWLDIVTASVAGLGIGLLDFMAKRHPLLREPLEALAGMLAATIAVFVATFVGPLNMNTVIIASVIALLPGMALTNAVNELTSQHLVAGTARFAGAISTILKLTIGTMLTLTLSHMLGMQPAVQFSRPQPLWVEGLGLMVACYAFAVAFRAGRRDYLLVMVSAAAGYLISRVAGETWGDAAGVFLGAFIMTMAGNIYARWKNRPGALIRLPGIILLVPGSVSFRGLISLMQQQDIEAGTAALMAVVNILMALIAGLMFGNLLAPARRNL